In a single window of the Anguilla rostrata isolate EN2019 chromosome 6, ASM1855537v3, whole genome shotgun sequence genome:
- the LOC135257287 gene encoding bifunctional protein GlmU-like has protein sequence MATGPSGLTIHALRVGPGQELLGALTSFVEERKLRAPFVMTCVGSVTKATLRLANSTAGNNEVIHLQERFEIVSLVGTLNREAHLHICLADKDGRTVGGHVMGDLEVFTTAEVVVGEAGDLEFGREMDDRTGFPELVVNSRSKHA, from the exons ATG gccacgGGGCCCTCGGGCCTGACCATTCACGCTCTGCGGGTGGGGCCCGGCCAGGAGCTCCTCGGCGCTCTGACCTCCTTCGTGGAGGAGAGGAAGCTGAGGGCGCCCTTCGTCATGACCTGCGTGGGCAGCGTCACCAAGGCGACGCTCCGGCTGGCTAACTCAACAGCTGGGAACAATGAG GTGATTCATCTTCAGGAGCGGTTCGAAATCGTCTCCTTGGTGGGCACCCTGAACAGAGAGGCCCACCTGCACATCTGCCTGGCGGACAAAGACGGGCGCACCGTCGGGGGGCACGTGATGGGCGACCTGGAGGTGTTCACCACCGCCGAAGTGGTCGTCGGCGAGGCCGGCGATCTGGAGTTCGGCCGAGAGATGGACGACCGCACCGGCTTTCCAGAGCTGGTCGTTAACTCGCGCTCTAAACACGCTTAA